The DNA region aaagttggcagttcgaatgtactcagcctctccacaggagaaatacccgaagatctgctcccacaaagactgCAGTctgtaaaaccctatggggcaatgttCCTCTGTCACAGAGGACtgccatggcacccaacaacaacagtgtttaaATGTATCTGTTCTTTGGGTTCTCCTTGAAGAATGGGTTGTAACATCTATCTGATTCCTTTTATTAATAATAAGTTAAACAAAATCTGTAACATAGGTAACAGAGTCAAGGtttccccttttttaaaaaaatcatcttttaACAGGGGTCATGTAATTTTCCTCCAGTCATCTAGAAATTAAGGGGTAGAGCTGGGACTCAGACCCAGCCCACCAGGATTCAGCATCTGTGTCTATAACCACCACACTGTGTTCTAGGCACTGCAAAGGTTAATTGCATTAGAGTGACTGCAGCTGTAAAATAATCAACCCTTAGtctaaacaaggagccctggtggtgcaggggttaagagctcagttgctaaccaaaaggtcagtagttcgaatccaccagccgctctttggaaaccctatggagtagttccactctgtccaatagggctgctatgagtaggaatttacttgatggcaatgggtttggtttgttcttttctttttttgtaacctcaacaaggaatccctgggtggtacatagggttaaagtactcagctgctaatcgaaaagttggtggttggattTCACCAAAAGGAACATTAGAGgaagggtctggtgatctgcttccaaaaaattggtcactgaaaatcccatgaaacacagttctaatctgacgcACGTGAGatagctgtgagttgaaatcgcctCAGTGGAAACTGGTAAGCAAGTGTATTGACCCCAATTCtgttgtgtttgttagctgctgtaacggcaacctcatgcacaaggTACGAAACTGAACCAGCCCCACGATCACCTGTGAGTTGGACCATCGTGATTCATAGTGTTTACACTGGcagattttgggaagtagatcaccaggcccttcttcctagtccacctgagtCCGGAAGCTcggctggaacctgttcagcatcacagcaacacatacacCATGACTGACAGATGGACAGtggttgcacatgaggtacactggccaggaactgaactctagtctcctgtgtggaaggcaagaattctaccactgaaccacctccgGCCCCTattctaactctaaccctagttAAAACCTGATAAATTAAGTTTCACTCTGTCTGAGGAAGGAATATGTATGACCACAGCATTTTGGAAGAGGTGATCTTAGGTGGTACAAGGAGGAACACTCATCTAGGCTCCCTGCCAGGCAGCTGAGGAGCACGGGGTACTTTTCTCTCCTGCTATAGCAGATGCTGGTGTTCTGGGCCAAagggctccatttagctcttgaTCCTGCATAGGCCTTTTTTGAGGATCCTATGATGTTGGAGGGGATATGGGAGTCATTTTCATTTCACAGACCTgaacatttctttctgtgtgtgtatctattcctgactttataatagtgggaccatacaatatttgtccttttatgatcgacttatttcactcagcattatgtcctccagattaatccatgttaGGTGTTTTGTGGATGCCACATTATTttttatagttgtgtagtattccattgtataatgtaccacaatttgttgatCCACTCATCCTTGGGAACTTAGGCTGTTtgcacctttttgctattgtgaataataccgcaacgaacataggtgtgcatgtatctattcatgtcactgctcttatatctcttggatatatacctagaagtaggattgctggatcataaagtatttctatttctagctttttggggaagcaccataccgttttccatagtggttgtaccattttacaatcccaccagcagtgtataagtgtttcaatctctccacaacctctgcagcatttgttttctgtttttttgatcattgccatttttgcaagGGTGAGATGACATTTCATTGtaattctgatttgcatttctctaatggctaatgggaaaccctggtagtgaagtggttaagatacggttgctaatcaaaaggtcagcagttcaaatccaccaggtgctcttggaaactctatagggcagttctaccctgtcctatagggtcgctatgagtcagaatcaacttgatggcaatgggtttggtttggtttctggaatggctaatgatcataagcatcTTTGTGTGTATTCGTTGGtcatctgaatgtcctctttcgtgaaatgtctgttcatgtcctttgtccattttttgaaaagattgttgttgagttgttgaagttttctatatattttagagattagacccttgttagaTATGTCGTTGCCAAAGAGTTTTTCCTAGTccctaggttctctttttattcttttggtaaagtgttttgatgagcatagttaatttttaggaggttctAGTTATCTAAATTATCTTCTGTTGCTCAcgcatttttagttgtgtttaaTAGGCTGTCTATGCCGAAAATGAGCTCTCCTAgttttgttcctatattattttccaggaactttatagctCATTTCATAGATTTGCGAGTTTGCCTGAGATCACGTAACTAATATGTGGCAGAGTGGTGGGACCTGAACCCAGACCTGTGTGACTTCAGACCAGGTGCTCTTAATCACTTCCCATAGGATAATAGAGCCCAAAGAACACTGTGTCGGTAGTTGAATTGTACTGGCTCAAATGTGATGCTAGAACTGGAAAACTAGGGTGTTTCTATTGCTAGCGTGGTTTATTCCATTGTGAGTGGTCTTTAGTCTTCATCTAAAGTGGTTGGGATGACTGTTGATTCTTGACTGGAATTCAGCCGAAAGGAATCAGGTGAGATGTGTCCACATTGAGGGCTGATCTTGATGAGGCCTCAGATGAATCACGGCCTATATGCTGTGTGCTCTTCAACGGAAGGGCCATCTACTTCACCCACTACCTACTCCATGGCTCCAAAAAACATTGCAATGTTCAATGAATGATAGAAACTCAGAGCACAACAGTCATCATCTAGGTCAACCCTTAGATCACCCACCGTAACTAGTTCCACTTACATTTATGACCTCAAATATCAAATGGGCCCTCACACTCCCTGGCAACCTGACAACTGTTAAAGAAAATGCCTCTCCCCCATTTAAACTTAACTCTTACCCCTTCCCACAACTAAAAACTCATGATAAAGACAGTTCTGGGAAAAGTTAAAATAATCTAGCAGCCTATGGAATGCAGACACAAAAACATGATAAGCCAAGCCAAGCTGCCTCCTGGCTATTAAGTGAATGACAACCAATcatttcaaattttccttttgGGGAATCCCCTAACAGTTCGTACTGCGTATAAGCTGATCCTAATTGTAATGTGAAGAACTCAGTGATGTGCTCCCTGCCCCTGAACAGTTTTTACCGCGATAAAACCTTTTAATTGACTTATTGATCAGATTTTTCTTTCAACACAACACAGCTGAATATGTTTGCTCTCTGATGATTCACACTTTTCCCCAAACTTCTAGCACCCTTTGCCCACTTCACTCTAGGCTGATAACCTTATGCAGCAGATCTGTGTTGGCTTTCGGTTCCTGTGACCTGAACCTATTTGCAGTTTCCCATTGTGTAGGTCTTAGTGTGGGGCAAGGAAAATAAAGGGGTCAGAGGGTCACTCTCCTCACCCACTCTGGCACTTGGGCTCAGGTATATGACATAGGGTTGGCCAATCTGGTACTCCCAACCAGGTCTTCAACTTCTGAACTAGTGATACAAAGGCCCAAGGCTCTTTAGAAGTTATTAATAGCAAGTGGACCTGTGTTGGCAGCTCCACAGGAGGGGTTTTTATCAGACTGTTCCAGTCTGTGCTAGTCCCGTGGCATGTGGAGATGACTCCCCAATTTTTATTTATAGCTGTTATATCTTCTCTGAGCTCCAAACTTGTATATTCAGCTGCTTACTTGATAATTCCACTTGGACacttagtttcctggggctgaagtaacaaaatgccacaaagtgggtgggtttaaagaacagaaatttattttcttacagttctggaggctagaagtccaaatcaacccGTCAGCCAGGCCATGAGCCCTCCAAAATCTCTAGGGAGCATGGgctggctctttttttttgtctctcccagtttctggtagccTCAGGCATTCCTAGTTTCACACCTGCAATTTCACTTAGCtcacagggttgctatagggtcaccatgagtcgaaatcgacctgacgccaacatgtttggttttttttttttttggtctttcctctggagccctggtggtgcagtggctaagagcttggctactaaccaaaacgtcagcagtttgaatctaccagctgctccttggaaaccctatggggcagttctactctgtcctatagggtcactatgagttggaattgacatgatggcagtgggggggggggttgtccttcctctgtctgtctctctgtgcctcttcttctcttttataaggacaccactcagattggattagaacCCACCGTACTCCAGTATGATCTCGGATTAATCTGATAACATAGTCaaagaccctattcccaaacaaggtcacctttACAGGTACCGGGGGTTGGGACCTCAACATctctttggggacacaattcaatccataacagacatcaTTCAGATATTACAGGACTAAAATGAAACTTTCTATCGTTCTACAAAACTTTTCGCAATATGTTAGCCCCTGGAGCTCTGCCATAACCTCTATGGTATGCTGAGTAATGGCCCCCCACACGTCTACGTCTCAACGCACAGAACCCGTGAATATCTTACCTTACATGATAAAGAGAAtgttgcagatgtgattaaattaaggacccTGAGGTGGGGATAATATCCTAATTTATCTTGGTGGGCTCAATGTAATCATGAGCGTCCTTGTAAAAGGGAGGCAGGAGGATAAGAGTCAGCTGTCAGAAACGTGACAAGGGAGGCAAGAAGTTGAAGTGATGTGAGGAAATGGGCACGGGCAAAAAATagaggtggcctctagaagctgaaaaaaggcaaggaaacccaCTCTCCTCTGAAGCCTCAGGGTGGGATGCAGGCCTGCAGACAccctgattttagacttctgatcTCCTGTTAGGGCAGGGCTTAAAACCCGGGTCTTCTTACTGAATCCTGAGACTCGGCTCCAGGCCATCTTGCCAAAGCTGGGGGTCAGCCTTTGGGGCCACTCATTCCGTTAAAAGAACCCGGAGTGAAGACGGACAGCTCAGAAGACCTTCGCCGGAATTTATTACGATGAAAatgctaataaaaacaacaataataatcacACAACAACAGTTACTATTTACAAAGAagtttctatgtgccaggcactgttcagaGTGTTTTATAGATAtgaactcatttaattttcacaatcaCACTGTAAATCCTattattttcctgactttaacgaTGAGGCAACTGAGCCACCAACATCTAGCTGGATGTACACAGCTATACGCTTCTATCAAACCCTTCTTGCGCGCTTTCTCACTGGCCCCAACTGCCCTCGGCTCGTTCCTCCCACGGGACAGGCGGGGGCGCCCCAGGGCGCAGGCGCGGGGCGGGCGGGGCGAGAGGGCGGAGGCAGGGATTGGTGGAAGAGAACTGAAAAATAATAGCGGAAGTCCTGCCCCGCCTGGGCGGAACTTCCGGCTCCAGCGCCCTGGGGTTCGTGCTGACAGAGCGGAGTTGCTAGCGCCGGGATGGTGCTGCTGGAGAGCGAGCAGGTAGCCAGAGCTGGCCGGCCGAGGGACTGATGCGGGTCGGGGTTTAGCTCAGGGCCTCCGCCTCCTGCGGGAGGGGCCGGGATGGGGCGTGGCTGGGATTGGGGGTCTCCTAACGGGGCCGGGCTTGCTGTGTTCTAGTTCCTGACGGAGCTGACCAGGCTCTTCCAGAAGTGCCGGTTGTCGGGCAGCGTGTTCATCACCCTGAAGAAGTGTAAGCAGCCGTCGTCTCGGCAAGGCCGGAAGGAAGCTGGGGGAGGGCGCCCTGGAAGCCGAGCGATGTCTCGGCGGGTCCCCAAAAGTCTGGGAGGCACGGGCGCAGTCTGTCTGCCGCGGATCCTCGCCTTCCCCTACCGTCCTCCCTCCTGTGCTGGGCACCTTCAGGGCTCAGGGCCCGGGGAATATCAGGGCTGTGGCCGCCTAGGTCGGTTCCGATTAGCGTGTCAGGGTGGCTCTTTCTGTCAGAGACCCCACACTCGTCCACCACTGGTGAGATTGAACCTGCTGTGATGTTACAGTGTTTCTGTCTGTATGGAGCTCTCCAGGTTTGACCAAACCGTCGGTGCTAGGGGATGATGTGGTTAACAGAACAGAGTAGTAGGCTGGATTCGATAACATTTTTGTATCCCTTCTTACTCACCTTTTGTCAACCTGTCACCGTACAATACACCGGGGTGTATTTTTAATGCAGATGATGGTCGAACTAAACCCATTCCGAGGAAAGGTACTGTGGACAGCTTTGAGCCTTCTGACAACAAGTGTCTGTTAAGAGCTACTGATGGGAAAAAGAAGATCAGCACTGTGGTAAGCTGGATTCCTAACACTACCATTTTGGAGCTTAAAGACTTGAACTTAACTTTGAGATAGGGCCTGTCTGAACCaggcttttttccttctttcttattttaaatcAGGGCTAGTGTGTGGAGTCATTGTGTGGCCCAGATGGTTTAAGCACTagactcttaaccaaaaggttggtgattctaacccacccagaggctgcttggaagaaaggcctgacaatttgcttcctaaaggttacagccttgaaaaccctatgcagcaccgttctactctacacatatggggttgccatgagtcagaatcgacttatggcaacaggtttggtttgggtttttggtgtgTAGTTCACCAGCTATTAAGGAACCAGGACCTTCCCTTACTACTTTAGTAGTGGAAATCTCAgcaacaaaattaaaatgaagaAGGTAGAGATCAAACACTTGTTCAATCTGCTAAAATTTTTGTGGAAATAAAATTAGCATATTGGTTCTTATAGTTGCACTGTAAGGTGAAGTTGGTGTAAATACTCAATTCCTGTCCTGTGCTGGGCCTTCAGTGAACAGTTTCTCGGGGCCAGATGATGCTTTTAAGCTGAATATTCCTGTATCTTCGTGGTTCACATAGCGAACATGTAGCTGTGTTAGGCTTGGTACCTGAGAGCATACACATTTAGTGTATAGAGCCCTAGTCTTCCCTTTCAAGGGAAAGCAgctttccttttattatttcacCCTAATAGTTTTAAAGACCCCAAACCCCCAGAGTGAATGACTAATGGGGCTCCAGGGTGCATCCCAATTACCACAAtgccttctcctcctcctggTTTCATTCACCCGCCCAGTAGCCTTATAACCGCTCACTCCTGGTGGAGGGCAGCGCCTATCTTGGCTCCTGTGCTCAGGGCATTCGTGGGCTCCTGGCTCTGGGCGGTGGCAGCGGCTGTACCAACAGGACGCAGCAGCCAGGGTTGCCACTGCCAGCCACACTCCAGGCACCTGCACACCTGCTTCCCGACTGGTCCCCGAGGTCATCTCTCCACAGCGCTCTCcatctgcccccccccccaatctGGACGTGTGCAAAATCCAGATCTGGCTGCCCCACAGCCCGTGCTTAGCCGTAGCTGCCCACTCAGCAAGACCAGCCTCCTCTATCCAGTGGATAGAGCTCTCGGGCTTATGTCTGGCAGGCAGGTGCCGGCCAGGGCTGTGGTCCTGGCTGCTCCTGCTCCTCAGGCAGGCGGAACCAGTGGACGgggctggggactgcctgtatgtaaTACGGTGTTcatataacatcctatttcacagaatgtatcatggGCATTACGTGACATGACTGTACTTTATTTTGCTGGGGCAGAATCAGAATGACCTCTAATCACATGAGTATAAGACGTTGATGAGAATGTAGATTGTAATTAGTTGGTAAGTCTCCCTTTGCACGTTGAGAAGACTTTTAAGTGAAACAAGCTTATGTGGTTTTAAACAAGTTGGGCAATGTGAAATacaaaaacctaaggaatcctcaaaggTAGAATTTCTCTTCTTGTGGAAACTTGCATTGTGCTTAAATGGACCTGAATTAATGGAAAGCTGGTTTAAAATAAGATGGAGAAGGGTTAATTTAAATGTATCTGGACAAAACACTAATGCTGAGGTCATTTGGTATCACTCAGAACTCAGGGAGAACACTCTGCCAGATGTATAAGAGATTCCAACCAGGGGGAGAAGCATAGCTTCTTTAGGTGTCTACTTCTGGCTTTTTGCCATCTTGTGTGGAAAAAGGCACAGAGCTACTTTGCTCTTTCCTCTGGCACGGGAAAGTGGAGCAGAAAATTAGTCTATGGTATACTCTGATCCCTGAAGTTGGGAAGATGTATTTTAATTAGGAGGTTGTTTTCCTGAGGCTTTTGAGATATTATCTGGGGCAGACGATTCCTTTATGGATAACAGGTGacttcttttttccttgttttccaGGTGAGCTCCAAAGAAGTGAATAAGTTTCAGATGGTGAGTTTCTAGTGTTCCCTATGCCCCCCTTCTCAGGCAAGGGTAAGTATAATATTGACCACTGGGTTAAGATCAGGGCTTTGAGCCATTTCATCTGGTTCGAAATGCAAAGAATtagaatttctaacaagttccctgctgataatttgcattccccccccagatatactgaatcaatctacattttaacaagatcctcaggtgattcttagatATAActttctgggaacttgttagaaatgcaagttcccagcaggggtttgaaccagaacaaaaccagtttgaagccctggttaagTCTGATATTTGGGTTTTCTATTCTTCCTTGATAAGTTTTGTATCAAGTAAGAAGTTGCCAGGCCATGGATTCTACTTTTAGCACTGATACTATCTTCCTTTCTAGTTTTTTAGCTAGATTTTATTGCTTTAGGGTTCTGATATATCCTACCCATAgtatacttgaagaaaaagttGTCTGcagtttttttctccttttgctttaaaaaaaaagttgaaaatgtgTAACTCTGTGAGGAGTGTTGCAGAAGCTACTGTAATGTGAAAGAGTGATTTCTTCTCACACTGTTTTCCTTAAAATACAAGTGTCCCATGGGAACACATTCTTTATCAGGTAGGCTTTCTGATTGTAGCTACCCTAAATTCACTCTTCACCACCTATCTGGCAGctggtcatactgtggtggcacaCGTGTGGCTAGGatctagaagctatgccaccagcgtttcagataccagcagggtcatccatggtggacaggtttagcagagcttccagactaagacagactaggaagaaggcttgGCGGTATGCTTCTGaaagtcactgaaaaccccatggatcccaaaagaacactgtccaacacggtgctggaaggtgagccccctatGTTGGAGGGCACTCAGGATACCCAGTGGTCTTAACAGTGGATGGACTGGCACATgtcaacaatcacgaagatggcacaggaccgggtagtgttgttgttgtacatgggtcgccatgaatctgaagcagcaacaacaaactcATTATGGAAATGAGGCAGCTGCTCCACCAATTCTCCCCACTGAGATGACGCTCTGTGTTTTTCAGGCTTATTCAAACCTCCTCAGAGCCAACATGGATGGACTGAAGAAGAGGGacaaaaagagcaagagtaagaagaacaaagcagcacAGTGAAGGGCACCACACTTTTGCTTTCTCCACCTAACCACTGATTTGCTATTTCTCCTTTGATTTTTACTTTTGGCCACAAGGCTAGGCTTCTGGCTCCCCCTTAGTGGCTGTTTTCATATGAGATTTTGAGTCATTCTGGAGGGAGGAAGGGCAGAAGAAGGGCTACAATGTTTACAGGGTAGCTGTGGTAAGAAGCCAGTGTATTTTAGACCTCTGGCTAATTGGTCTCTGTTGGATGTTGTATATTCCTGGATTGTAGTCTAAAGTCTCTGTAGCCACCTGTGTGAAGGGCAATGTATCATTAAACCCATCTATTTATCAGCACCACTGTCtcttatttattccttttcccaCCCCCATTTTAATAGTTCCTGGCAATAACTACTAATTCTGGAATGATCTGGTTAGTGAATAGGCTTTAGCCTTATATTTTAGCTTGTTGGAATTGAAAGCTAACAATTTTATAAAATGTGTAATCTCATGGTTTTGTAATGTCATCATCATAGTTCCTTTAGCAAGTTTGAGTGAGTTCTCACAACCAGACGAAAGCTTTGCTGAACCTCCttgggatttgttgttgttaggtgccatcgagttgatttttgactcagtgACCCCCTGTgatgagtagaattgtcccattgagtcttctaggctgtaatctttatgggagcagatcgccaggtcattctcccgcagagccacttggtgggttcaaactgctgatcttttggttagcagttagagtgcttaactgttgcgccacccaggctcctttccttaggataaacatattaaaaaattatcaaGAATAAAGACTAAGGTAATGATgacttttggtttctttatgccCTTTAGTTTGGACATTTTCACATATCTAATCTTTAGGACTGTGGGAAGAACAGGCTATTTTCTTGTGTTCCAACTCCAAAAACTTTTAGTGCTAATAGATTTACAGTGAAAAAGCAGATATATGAAAGCATTTATTATATTCAAAAAGATAAACATAATATATTACACATGAAAAACTGACAAAGCTCAACTTTGTAGGACAGTTTCTTAGAATTCAAAGTTACGTcaaaattacagtgaatgtacAACATTCCATAGAAATAAGTCCTTTTGTCTGTTCGAACAATGTAATGATGGTTCTTTACAACTAAAATAAGATTCTGTAGTAGTCATCTCTGTAGCTATACAGGAATAGCACAGACACCctgcaaaagaaaggaaaagatagaTTAT from Elephas maximus indicus isolate mEleMax1 chromosome 10, mEleMax1 primary haplotype, whole genome shotgun sequence includes:
- the SRP14 gene encoding signal recognition particle 14 kDa protein codes for the protein MVLLESEQFLTELTRLFQKCRLSGSVFITLKKYDGRTKPIPRKGTVDSFEPSDNKCLLRATDGKKKISTVVSSKEVNKFQMAYSNLLRANMDGLKKRDKKSKSKKNKAAQ